In the genome of Hippoglossus hippoglossus isolate fHipHip1 chromosome 12, fHipHip1.pri, whole genome shotgun sequence, one region contains:
- the ehmt1b gene encoding histone-lysine N-methyltransferase EHMT1 isoform X1 — MKPEVTGKPAGLAKSSVDKGASAKKEGLDPASNGEEKSDGDKEVAARLASSPAAEAMLNGIECDDTRHKSPTHGSATGSSKTLLLINENGMMDLEPPHASVTGSNGFILTKQQQQDGSSAAMPGLGASPHRTSWLSSGTSAGGHAAKPASASGSAQTSGALRTDPSTGTTSGQGISDTKNGTASSPAPVTIHRARKTMSRPAVSPAQKLLNRELREAKSATVEKMETNVAPDVQKPSQQPSQNHLPQSPPETPASAQTTSSSSPAPPPTPAAPAPAKLQLGSFSGGLSSRKKKRRMGTYSLVPKKKTKVLKQRTVLEMFKDLQQSAKIPQTKEAVIINGEKVENASEEEESEEVESEEEEGPQMSGGPVSVQETSEPISQVGDEQESEESGEEEGEEEGTESDMSTESGLKKKLKKKTKGDSAWLRPSRKRKRRLKAKELELVVHPQASAPALAGEGKEYTQIVPPDSLNVSKPQELVAPAQNKGSAVEESQELPLCSCRMETPKSREILILADRKCMATESVDGQLSRCQSAVLKHEMMRPSNSVQLLVLCEDHRNGMVKHQCCPGCGFFCRAGTFMECQPDVSISHRFHRACASVLKGQSFCPHCGEEASKAKEVTIAKADTTSTVPTALAHGPATPGATEGRADTTTGSSTRVSVGAEAGGRADSSFSVRSAHPLDTSAVPGSSRTATLQASVGTTASPTVPQGPPRETLESILVALDTEKPKKLRFHPKQLYLSAKQGELKRVLLMLVDGIDPNFKMDTQNKRTPLHAAAEGGHKDICHMLVQAGANLDMCDDDQRTPLMEACENNHMETVLYLLRAGASAMHKDVEGFTCLHLAAKSGHYNIVEHLLSTGLININCQDDGGWTAMIWATEYKHADQVKLLLSKGADISVRDKEENICLHWAAFSGSVEIAELLLNAHCDLQAVNIHGDSPLHIAARENRLECVTVFLSRGADVFLKNREGETPPDCCSHNSKAWAALQANRKERDAKNSRLGRAEEKILHSDIALGQEGVPIPCVNSVDSETYPDNYKYISENCVTSPMNIDRNITHLQYCVCKEDCSASICMCGQLSLRCWYDKSGCLLPEFCREEPPLIFECNHACSCWRTCKNRVVQNGLRSRLQLFRTSKKGWGVRALQDIPQGTFVCEYVGEIISEAEAEMRQNDAYLFSLDDKPQDMYCIDARFYGNISRFLNHMCEPNLFACRVFTTHQDLRFPHIAFFASENIKAGEELGFNYGDHFWEVKSKLFNCECGSSKCKYSSAAMASLQADSTPEEQQQPSASPDTSSSNSPPSPS; from the exons ATGAAGCCAGAAGTGACTGGGAAG ccGGCTGGTCTAGCCAAGAGCAGCGTGGACAAAGGTGCGTCTGCAAAGAAAGAGGGACTCGATCCAGCAAGTAACGGAGAGGAAAAGTCAG ACGGAGACAAAGAGGTAGCAGCCAGACTGGCCTCCTCCCCTGCAGCAGAGGCAATGCTCAACGGCATCGAATGTGACGACACGAGGCACAAGAGCCCGACACACGGCTCCGCGACAGGCAGCAGCAAGACTTTACTGTTGATAAATGAAAATGGGATGATGGACCTGGAGCCACCGCACGCTTCTGTTACTGGAAGCAATGGATTCATTCTCactaagcagcagcagcaggacggcAGCTCTGCAGCGATGCCAGGTTTGGGAGCTTCCCCTCACAGGACTAGCTGGTTGTCCTCGGGCACATCAGCAGGGGGACACGCGGCCAAACCTGCCTCGGCATCAGGGAGTGCACAGACTTCGGGTGCATTACGGACTGACCCCAGTACAGGGACTACGTCGGGACAGGGTATATCGGACACTAAAAATGGCACAGCGTCATCTCCTGCACCCGTCACAATACACAGAGCACGCAAGACCATGTCCAGGCCTGCTGTCAGCCCGGCACAAAAG CTTCTGAACAGGGAATTAAGAGAAGCAAAAAGTGCCACAGTCGAGAAAATGGAGACTAACGTTGCACCTGATGTGCAGAAACCCTCGCAGCAGCCCTCTCAGAACCATCTACCTCAGAGTCCACCAGAAACGCCAGCTTCTGCACAAACCACGTCATCCTCCTCACCAGCACCTCCACCAACTCCAGCTGCTCCGGCCCCCGCCAAGCTCCAACTAG GCTCGTTCTCAGGAGGGCTGTCATCCcgaaagaaaaagaggaggatggGAACGTACAGCCTGGTTCCCAAGAAGAAAACCAAAGTGCTTAAGCAGAGAACCGTGCTAGAAATGTTTAAGGACCTACAACAATCGGCGAAGATCCCACAG ACTAAAGAGGCAGTTATCATAAATGGGGAGAAGGTAGAAAACGCatctgaggaggaagagtcggaggaggtggagtctgaggaagaggagggaccgCAGATGTCAGGAGGACCCGTCAGTGTTCAGGAAACATCTGAACCCATCTCCCAG GTTGGAGATGAGCAGGAGTCTGAAGAGtctggagaagaagagggagaggaggagggcacAGAGTCCGACATG AGCACCGAGTCGGGTCTGAAGAAgaagttgaaaaagaaaacgaaAGGAGACAGCGCGTGGCTCCGGCCGTCCAGGAAACGGAAGAGGAGATTAAAGGCCAAAG AACTGGAGCTGGTGGTTCATCCTCAGGCTTCAGCTCCGGCCCTGGCAGGTGAAGGAAAGGAATACACGCAGATCGTCCCTCCAGATTCCCTCAACGTCAGCAAACCCCAGGAGCTGGTGGCTCCGGCACAGAATAAAG GGTCGGCGGTCGAGGAGTCTCAGGAGCTTCCGCTCTGCAGCTGCCGCATGGAGACGCCCAAGAGTCGAGAGATCCTCATCCTGGCCGATAGGAAGTGCATGGCCACAGAGAGCGTGGACGGACAGCTGAGCCGGTGCCAAAGTGCCGTACTGAAACACGAGATGATGCGTCCGTCCAACTCTGTTCAGCTGCTGGTTCTGTGCGAAGACCACCGCAACGGCATGGTGAAGCACCAGTGCTGCCCGGGCTGCGGCTTCTTCTGCAGAGCT GGGACATTCATGGAGTGCCAACCAGACGTCAGCATCTCTCACCGGTTCCATCGCGCTTGTGCCTCGGTGCTGAAAGGTCAGAGCTTCTGCCCTCACTGTGGAGAGGAGGCCAGCAAGGCCAAGGAGGTCACCATCGCCAAGGCGGACACCACCTCCACCGTGCCCACCGCGCTCGCACACGGACCTGCCACACCCGGGGCCACCGAGGGGCGAGCAGACACCACCACTGGCAG CTCCACTCGTGTCTCGGTCGGGGCGGAGGCCGGCGGCCGGGCCGACAGCTCCTTTTCTGTTCGGTCGGCACACCCCCTCGACACCTCCGCCGTTCCTGGGTCGTCCAGGACTGCGACGCTTCAGGCCAGTGTGGGAACAACCGCTTCGCCAACAGTTCCTCAAGGACCACCGCGAGAAACTCTGGAGAGCATCCTGGTCGCTCTCGACACTGAGAA GCCCAAGAAGTTGCGTTTTCACCCAAAGCAACTTTACCTCTCGGCCAAACAGGGAGAACTCAAGAGGGTGTTGCTCATGTTGG TGGACGGCATTGACCCCAACTTTAAGATGGATACTCAGAACAAACGCACTCCGCTTCATGCCGCAGCTGAGGGCGGACACAAAGACATCTGCCACATGCTCGTACAG GCCGGTGCAAACCTGGACATGTGTGACGACGATCAGCGGACGCCACTGATGGAGGCCTGTGAGAACAACCACATGGAGACGGTGCTGTACCTGCTGAGAGCTGGAGCCAGCGCCATGCACAAG GATGTTGAGGGCTTCACGTGTCTCCACCTAGCGGCCAAGTCCGGTCATTACAACATTGTTGAGCACCTTCTCTCCACAGGACTGATCAACATAAACTGTCAG GATGACGGAGGTTGGACGGCCATGATCTGGGCGACTGAGTACAAACATGCTGACCAGGTGAAGCTGCTTCTGTCCAAAGGAGCCGACATCAGCGTCAGGGACAAG GAGGAAAACATCTGCCTTCACTGGGCAGCGTTCTCCGGCAGTGTGGAGATcgcggagctgctgctgaacgcCCACTGCGATCTGCAGGCTGTCAACATCCACGGAGACTCTCCGCTACACATCGCTGCTCGGGAGAATCGCCTGGAATGTGTCAC GGTTTTCCTGTCCCGAGGAGCAGATGTTTTTCTGAAGAACCGCGAAGGAGAAACACCTCCGGACTGCTGCAGCCACAACTCGAAGGCCTGGGCGGCTCTGCAGGCCAACAGGAAGGAGAGGGACGCCAAGAACAGCAGACTGGGTCGAGCAGAGGAGAAAATCCTTCACAG TGACATCGCTCTGGGGCAGGAGGGAGTTCCTATTCCTTGTGTCAACTCTGTGGACAGTGAAACGTACCCAGACAACTACAAATACATCTCTGAAAACTGTGTCACCTCCCCCATGAACATCGACAGGAACATAACGCACCTACAG TACTGTGTTTGTAAGGAGGATTGTTCGGCAAGTATCTGCATGTGTGGACAGCTCAGCCTGCGCTGCTGGTACGACAAG AGTGGTTGTCTTCTCCCTGAATTCTGCCGTGAGGAGCCTCCGCTCATCTTTGAGTGCAACCACGCATGTTCCTGCTGGAGAACCTGCAAAAACCGCGTCGTGCAAAATGGACTCAg GAGCAGACTTCAGCTCTTCAGGACCAGTAAGAAGGGCTGGGGCGTCCGCGCCCTGCAGGACATACCGCAGGGGACCTTCGTATGCGA GTACGTCGGTGAGATCATCTCCGAAGCGGAAGCCGAGATGAGGCAGAACGACGCCTACCTGTTCAGTCTGGACGATAAG CCACAGGACATGTACTGCATCGACGCCCGTTTCTATGGAAACATCAGCCGCTTCCTCAACCACATGTGCGAGCCCAACTTGTTCGCCTGTCGAGTGTTCACGACGCACCAGGACCTTCGATTCCCACACATTGCCTTCTTcgccagtgaaaaca
- the ehmt1b gene encoding histone-lysine N-methyltransferase EHMT1 isoform X2 gives MASVGTEPAGLAKSSVDKGASAKKEGLDPASNGEEKSDGDKEVAARLASSPAAEAMLNGIECDDTRHKSPTHGSATGSSKTLLLINENGMMDLEPPHASVTGSNGFILTKQQQQDGSSAAMPGLGASPHRTSWLSSGTSAGGHAAKPASASGSAQTSGALRTDPSTGTTSGQGISDTKNGTASSPAPVTIHRARKTMSRPAVSPAQKLLNRELREAKSATVEKMETNVAPDVQKPSQQPSQNHLPQSPPETPASAQTTSSSSPAPPPTPAAPAPAKLQLGSFSGGLSSRKKKRRMGTYSLVPKKKTKVLKQRTVLEMFKDLQQSAKIPQTKEAVIINGEKVENASEEEESEEVESEEEEGPQMSGGPVSVQETSEPISQVGDEQESEESGEEEGEEEGTESDMSTESGLKKKLKKKTKGDSAWLRPSRKRKRRLKAKELELVVHPQASAPALAGEGKEYTQIVPPDSLNVSKPQELVAPAQNKGSAVEESQELPLCSCRMETPKSREILILADRKCMATESVDGQLSRCQSAVLKHEMMRPSNSVQLLVLCEDHRNGMVKHQCCPGCGFFCRAGTFMECQPDVSISHRFHRACASVLKGQSFCPHCGEEASKAKEVTIAKADTTSTVPTALAHGPATPGATEGRADTTTGSSTRVSVGAEAGGRADSSFSVRSAHPLDTSAVPGSSRTATLQASVGTTASPTVPQGPPRETLESILVALDTEKPKKLRFHPKQLYLSAKQGELKRVLLMLVDGIDPNFKMDTQNKRTPLHAAAEGGHKDICHMLVQAGANLDMCDDDQRTPLMEACENNHMETVLYLLRAGASAMHKDVEGFTCLHLAAKSGHYNIVEHLLSTGLININCQDDGGWTAMIWATEYKHADQVKLLLSKGADISVRDKEENICLHWAAFSGSVEIAELLLNAHCDLQAVNIHGDSPLHIAARENRLECVTVFLSRGADVFLKNREGETPPDCCSHNSKAWAALQANRKERDAKNSRLGRAEEKILHSDIALGQEGVPIPCVNSVDSETYPDNYKYISENCVTSPMNIDRNITHLQYCVCKEDCSASICMCGQLSLRCWYDKSGCLLPEFCREEPPLIFECNHACSCWRTCKNRVVQNGLRSRLQLFRTSKKGWGVRALQDIPQGTFVCEYVGEIISEAEAEMRQNDAYLFSLDDKPQDMYCIDARFYGNISRFLNHMCEPNLFACRVFTTHQDLRFPHIAFFASENIKAGEELGFNYGDHFWEVKSKLFNCECGSSKCKYSSAAMASLQADSTPEEQQQPSASPDTSSSNSPPSPS, from the exons ATGGCTTCGGTCGGGACggag ccGGCTGGTCTAGCCAAGAGCAGCGTGGACAAAGGTGCGTCTGCAAAGAAAGAGGGACTCGATCCAGCAAGTAACGGAGAGGAAAAGTCAG ACGGAGACAAAGAGGTAGCAGCCAGACTGGCCTCCTCCCCTGCAGCAGAGGCAATGCTCAACGGCATCGAATGTGACGACACGAGGCACAAGAGCCCGACACACGGCTCCGCGACAGGCAGCAGCAAGACTTTACTGTTGATAAATGAAAATGGGATGATGGACCTGGAGCCACCGCACGCTTCTGTTACTGGAAGCAATGGATTCATTCTCactaagcagcagcagcaggacggcAGCTCTGCAGCGATGCCAGGTTTGGGAGCTTCCCCTCACAGGACTAGCTGGTTGTCCTCGGGCACATCAGCAGGGGGACACGCGGCCAAACCTGCCTCGGCATCAGGGAGTGCACAGACTTCGGGTGCATTACGGACTGACCCCAGTACAGGGACTACGTCGGGACAGGGTATATCGGACACTAAAAATGGCACAGCGTCATCTCCTGCACCCGTCACAATACACAGAGCACGCAAGACCATGTCCAGGCCTGCTGTCAGCCCGGCACAAAAG CTTCTGAACAGGGAATTAAGAGAAGCAAAAAGTGCCACAGTCGAGAAAATGGAGACTAACGTTGCACCTGATGTGCAGAAACCCTCGCAGCAGCCCTCTCAGAACCATCTACCTCAGAGTCCACCAGAAACGCCAGCTTCTGCACAAACCACGTCATCCTCCTCACCAGCACCTCCACCAACTCCAGCTGCTCCGGCCCCCGCCAAGCTCCAACTAG GCTCGTTCTCAGGAGGGCTGTCATCCcgaaagaaaaagaggaggatggGAACGTACAGCCTGGTTCCCAAGAAGAAAACCAAAGTGCTTAAGCAGAGAACCGTGCTAGAAATGTTTAAGGACCTACAACAATCGGCGAAGATCCCACAG ACTAAAGAGGCAGTTATCATAAATGGGGAGAAGGTAGAAAACGCatctgaggaggaagagtcggaggaggtggagtctgaggaagaggagggaccgCAGATGTCAGGAGGACCCGTCAGTGTTCAGGAAACATCTGAACCCATCTCCCAG GTTGGAGATGAGCAGGAGTCTGAAGAGtctggagaagaagagggagaggaggagggcacAGAGTCCGACATG AGCACCGAGTCGGGTCTGAAGAAgaagttgaaaaagaaaacgaaAGGAGACAGCGCGTGGCTCCGGCCGTCCAGGAAACGGAAGAGGAGATTAAAGGCCAAAG AACTGGAGCTGGTGGTTCATCCTCAGGCTTCAGCTCCGGCCCTGGCAGGTGAAGGAAAGGAATACACGCAGATCGTCCCTCCAGATTCCCTCAACGTCAGCAAACCCCAGGAGCTGGTGGCTCCGGCACAGAATAAAG GGTCGGCGGTCGAGGAGTCTCAGGAGCTTCCGCTCTGCAGCTGCCGCATGGAGACGCCCAAGAGTCGAGAGATCCTCATCCTGGCCGATAGGAAGTGCATGGCCACAGAGAGCGTGGACGGACAGCTGAGCCGGTGCCAAAGTGCCGTACTGAAACACGAGATGATGCGTCCGTCCAACTCTGTTCAGCTGCTGGTTCTGTGCGAAGACCACCGCAACGGCATGGTGAAGCACCAGTGCTGCCCGGGCTGCGGCTTCTTCTGCAGAGCT GGGACATTCATGGAGTGCCAACCAGACGTCAGCATCTCTCACCGGTTCCATCGCGCTTGTGCCTCGGTGCTGAAAGGTCAGAGCTTCTGCCCTCACTGTGGAGAGGAGGCCAGCAAGGCCAAGGAGGTCACCATCGCCAAGGCGGACACCACCTCCACCGTGCCCACCGCGCTCGCACACGGACCTGCCACACCCGGGGCCACCGAGGGGCGAGCAGACACCACCACTGGCAG CTCCACTCGTGTCTCGGTCGGGGCGGAGGCCGGCGGCCGGGCCGACAGCTCCTTTTCTGTTCGGTCGGCACACCCCCTCGACACCTCCGCCGTTCCTGGGTCGTCCAGGACTGCGACGCTTCAGGCCAGTGTGGGAACAACCGCTTCGCCAACAGTTCCTCAAGGACCACCGCGAGAAACTCTGGAGAGCATCCTGGTCGCTCTCGACACTGAGAA GCCCAAGAAGTTGCGTTTTCACCCAAAGCAACTTTACCTCTCGGCCAAACAGGGAGAACTCAAGAGGGTGTTGCTCATGTTGG TGGACGGCATTGACCCCAACTTTAAGATGGATACTCAGAACAAACGCACTCCGCTTCATGCCGCAGCTGAGGGCGGACACAAAGACATCTGCCACATGCTCGTACAG GCCGGTGCAAACCTGGACATGTGTGACGACGATCAGCGGACGCCACTGATGGAGGCCTGTGAGAACAACCACATGGAGACGGTGCTGTACCTGCTGAGAGCTGGAGCCAGCGCCATGCACAAG GATGTTGAGGGCTTCACGTGTCTCCACCTAGCGGCCAAGTCCGGTCATTACAACATTGTTGAGCACCTTCTCTCCACAGGACTGATCAACATAAACTGTCAG GATGACGGAGGTTGGACGGCCATGATCTGGGCGACTGAGTACAAACATGCTGACCAGGTGAAGCTGCTTCTGTCCAAAGGAGCCGACATCAGCGTCAGGGACAAG GAGGAAAACATCTGCCTTCACTGGGCAGCGTTCTCCGGCAGTGTGGAGATcgcggagctgctgctgaacgcCCACTGCGATCTGCAGGCTGTCAACATCCACGGAGACTCTCCGCTACACATCGCTGCTCGGGAGAATCGCCTGGAATGTGTCAC GGTTTTCCTGTCCCGAGGAGCAGATGTTTTTCTGAAGAACCGCGAAGGAGAAACACCTCCGGACTGCTGCAGCCACAACTCGAAGGCCTGGGCGGCTCTGCAGGCCAACAGGAAGGAGAGGGACGCCAAGAACAGCAGACTGGGTCGAGCAGAGGAGAAAATCCTTCACAG TGACATCGCTCTGGGGCAGGAGGGAGTTCCTATTCCTTGTGTCAACTCTGTGGACAGTGAAACGTACCCAGACAACTACAAATACATCTCTGAAAACTGTGTCACCTCCCCCATGAACATCGACAGGAACATAACGCACCTACAG TACTGTGTTTGTAAGGAGGATTGTTCGGCAAGTATCTGCATGTGTGGACAGCTCAGCCTGCGCTGCTGGTACGACAAG AGTGGTTGTCTTCTCCCTGAATTCTGCCGTGAGGAGCCTCCGCTCATCTTTGAGTGCAACCACGCATGTTCCTGCTGGAGAACCTGCAAAAACCGCGTCGTGCAAAATGGACTCAg GAGCAGACTTCAGCTCTTCAGGACCAGTAAGAAGGGCTGGGGCGTCCGCGCCCTGCAGGACATACCGCAGGGGACCTTCGTATGCGA GTACGTCGGTGAGATCATCTCCGAAGCGGAAGCCGAGATGAGGCAGAACGACGCCTACCTGTTCAGTCTGGACGATAAG CCACAGGACATGTACTGCATCGACGCCCGTTTCTATGGAAACATCAGCCGCTTCCTCAACCACATGTGCGAGCCCAACTTGTTCGCCTGTCGAGTGTTCACGACGCACCAGGACCTTCGATTCCCACACATTGCCTTCTTcgccagtgaaaaca
- the ssna1 gene encoding Sjoegren syndrome nuclear autoantigen 1, with the protein MAQQAAALQTYNNELVKCIEDLYYKRDELNRQIKDEEVEKDRLQHDVRVLTEKLSRVNESLAQRLATRDTFDRTIAESEAAYTKILESSQSLLSILKQEAGNLSKAAEPRRKEQ; encoded by the exons ATGGCccaacaagctgctgctctgcagacCTACAACAACGAGCTGGTCAAAT GTATCGAGGACCTGTACTACAAGCGCGACGAGCTGAACCGTCAGATCAAAGACGAGGAAGTGGAGAAGGATCGACTGCAGCACGACGTCCGCGTCCTCACAGAGAAGCTGAGCAGAGTCAACGAGAGCCTGGCGCAAAGACTCGCCACCCGCGACACCTTCGACCGCACCATCGCCGAGTCCGAGGCTGCGTACACCAAG ATCCTGGAGAGTTCCCAGTCTCTCCTCAGCATCCtgaagcaggaggcaggaaacCTGAGTAAAGCCGCAGAGCCTCGGAGGAAGGAGCAGTGA